The following are encoded together in the Daucus carota subsp. sativus chromosome 5, DH1 v3.0, whole genome shotgun sequence genome:
- the LOC108222949 gene encoding SUPPRESSOR OF ABI3-5 isoform X1 encodes MDHGRYGRQQGWENNSALEGYGAVHDPNFRAGSYDDRRYVDDRYPRDTIYPRNSFHRDILERDSYPPPSSVGAWTQTRGRSYEEDYPIDKNSRRHEKPYVDSYQDLDSFHDSDKYNDIDTFQDYDKLREGYRGVDNYRDQGIDRSGRYRGRDREEYALDDYDYRPRVSRQSREDSRERDYGRHSYDSDYDRGSRRDSNWRRHTSRDRDRDRSVLSRERDSSPYGGHERSRSRGHDDRLRSRSPRSRSYSRSHREDSYDDARHERTDKQKDRDEKRQHDYNYVAPSATVVVKGLSQKTTEEDLYQILAEWGPLRHVRVIKERNSGTSRGFAFIDFPSLGAARTMMDRLGNDGLVVDGRKLFFEYSSKPTGGANGPSFGSDSASRSGHANHKSITVPSDWMCTICGCVNFARRTSCFQCNEARTDDAPPADMNSSNHAPLGRRGDTGPTHVLVVRGLDENADEDMLRYEFSKHAPIKDLRLVRDKFTHVSKGYAFVHFHSVDDATKALEATSGTTLEKNGQILRVAYAKSIIGPGSGPSQSSSLAAAAIEAATFAQQYDAVGWAPKEYNPDEKQSTGGQEQSGEVAVQRDSSAPQSGFVWDESSGYYYDASSGFYYDGNTGLYYDGNNGIWYSYDQHTQQYIPCTDQTDKTAGLGADLSKAADSSNNRKVVISAPAATVTSSEKPTSLPDAVQAAAAAALAAEKKEKEKQKEIRLASKSSILASKKKMSNVLTMWKQRSHEGQAPRLALDDKQNLSAEEKVNAIGSSSKGKPKTEAVTMKESAMNTSGISTSTTGQSTGPDSQERPKPITSGGTIRGVIRGSGRGVVKSDTSYSGPSGITSTSLSASVGAVNSSSPASIDLSGSAVPFRTDASALGSYTPPVAAGSSKRRFSEMPVQPAFSQKEQSQTTYRDRAAERRSLYGSSAFGNNQYDPETGDSDRDSAFKRGVTDSMPFPPGVGGRGAADGNYNVQSYEVITAEKAIDESNVGNRMLRNMGWQEGLGLGKDGSGMIEPVQAQSVEKRAGLGSQPKKLDPSLEVQAGDSYRTLIQKKALARFREMS; translated from the exons ATGGATCATGGTCGCTACGGTCGTCAGCAAGGATGGGAAAATAACAGC GCTTTGGAAGGTTATGGTGCAGTACATGATCCAAACTTCCG GGCGGGTTCTTATGATGATAGGAGGTATGTTGACGATAGATATCCTAGAGATACCATCTACCCAAGAAATTCCTTTCACCGGGATATACTTGAGAGAGATAGTtatccacctccatcttcagttgGTGCCTGGACACAAACAAGAGGGAGAAGTTATGAGGAAGACTATCCAATTGATAAGAACTCTAGGCGGCATGAAAAGCCATATGTTGACTCATATCAAGACCTGGATTCCTTTCATGATTCAGACAAATACAATGATATAGACACATTCCAGGATTACGATAAATTGCGGGAAGGTTATCGCGGCGTAGACAATTACCGGGATCAAGGGATCGATAGGTCTGGGAGATATAGGGGACGTGATCGTGAAGAGTATGCGCTGGATGATTATGATTACAGACCTCGCGTATCTCGTCAGAGCAGGGAAGATAGCCGTGAAAGAGACTATGGACGGCATAGTTATGACTCTGATTATGATAGAGGTAGTAGAAGAGATAGTAACTGGAGAAGGCACACCTCTCGTGACCGTGATCGCGACAGAAGTGTTCTGAGTAGGGAGAGAGATTCCAGTCCATACGGAGGGCATGAGCGTTCTCGGTCTCGTGGACATGATGACCGATTAAGGTCAAGGTCTCCTCGAAGTAGAAGTTACAGTCGTAGTCATCGAGAAGATAGCTATGATGATGCTCGACATGAGAGGACTGATAAACAGAAGGACCGTGATGAGAAACGACAACATGATTATAATTATGTG GCTCCATCTGCTACTGTTGTTGTGAAAGGTCTCTCACAGAAGACAACTGAGGAAGATTTGTACCAGATCCTT GCTGAATGGGGTCCCCTTCGCCATGTTCGGGTTATTAAAGAGAGAAATTCTGGCACATCTCGTGGATTTGCTTTTATAGATTTTCCGTCCTTG GGTGCTGCACGCACAATGATGGATCGGCTTGGAAATGATGGTCTTGTTGTGGACGGCAGGAAGCTGTTTTTTGAGTACAG TAGCAAGCCAACTGGAGGGGCTAATGGACCATCTTTCGGATCAGATAGCGCATCAAGATCAGGTCATGCAAACCATAAAAGTATCACAGTACCGTCAGACTGGATGTGCACCATATGTGGCTGTGTAAATTTTGCGCGGCGGACATCTTGCTTTCAG TGTAATGAAGCAAGAACAGACGATGCTCCTCCAGCAGATATGAATTCATCGAATCATGCTCCCCTTGGTAGGAGAGGAGATACAG GTCCTACTCATGTTCTTGTTGTTCGCGGATTGGATGAAAATGCTGATGAAGATATGCTTCGATATGAATTTTCAAAACATGCTCCAATCAAG GATCTTCGGCTTGTCAGAGACAAATTTACTCATGTATCAAAGGGATATGCGTTTGTTCATTTTCATTCG GTTGATGATGCTACTAAAGCTCTTGAAGCCACTAGTGGAACAACTTTAGAGAAAAATGGCCAGATCCTCCGAGTAGCATATGCAAAGAGCATAATTGGACCAGGATCAGGACCTTCACAGTCCAGCAGTCTTGCTGCTGCTGCAATTGAGGCTGCCACCTTTGCTCAACAG TATGATGCTGTTGGCTGGGCTCCGAAAGAATATAATCCAGATGAAAAACAATCTACTGGCGGGCAGGAACAATCTGGTGAGGTAGCAGTTCAGAGGGATTCTTCAGCTCCGCAGTCTGGCTTCGTGTGGGATGAATCATCTGGCTATTATTATGACGCTTCTTCTGGATTCTATTATGATGGAAATACAG GTTTATACTATGATGGCAACAATGGTATCTGGTATTCCTATGATCAACATACTCAGCAATATATTCCCTGTACGGACCAAACTGATAAAACAGCTGGACTTGGAGCCGATCTTTCTAAGGCTGCAGACAGTTCTAACAATAGAAAAGTAGTTATCTCTGCTCCAGCTGCTACAGTAACTTCAAGCGAGAAGCCTACCTCGTTGCCAGATGCTGTCCAGGCTGCTGCGGCAGCAGCACTAGCTGCAGAGAAGAAAGAGAAGGAGAAGCAGAAAGAGATACGACTTGCTTCAAAAAGTAGCATTTTGGCTAGCAAGAAAAAGATGAGCAATGTTTTAACGATGTGGAAACAGAGGAGTCATGAAGGGCAAGCACCACGTTTGGCTCTTGATGACAAGCAAAATCTATCGGCAGAAGAAAAAGTAAATGCTATCGGGTCATCAAGTAAAGGCAAGCCAAAGACAGAGGCAGTGACCATGAAAGAGAGTGCGATGAATACTTCAGGAATTTCCACGAGCACGACCGGTCAGTCTACTGGTCCGGATTCTCAAGAGAGGCCTAAGCCAATTACTTCAGGGGGTACTATAAGGGGGGTAATTAGAGGCTCTGGGAGAGGGGTGGTGAAATCCGATACTTCTTATTCAGGGCCATCAGGCATTACTTCAACATCTTTGTCTGCTTCAGTAGGTGCTGTGAATTCATCTTCACCTGCAAGTATCGATTTGTCTGGATCTGCTGTACCTTTTAGAACAGATGCATCTGCATTGGGTTCTTATACTCCACCTGTAGCTGCTGGGAGCAGTAAGAGGAGGTTCTCCGAAATGCCAGTGCAACCAGCTTTTTCACAGAAGGAACAAAGTCAGACCACCTACAGGGATCGTGCAGCTGAGCGCAGGAGCTTATACGGGTCATCTGCTTTTGGAAACAATCAATATGACCCTGAAACAGGGGACTCAG ATCGAGATTCAGCATTCAAAAGGGGTGTGACGGATTCAATGCCCTTCCCCCCTGGTGTTGGAGGACGAGGTGCTGCTGATGGGAATTATAATGTTCAGAGCTATGAGGTGATTACTGCTGAGAAAGCTATTGACGAGAGTAATGTTGGCAACAGGATGCTTCGGAACATGGGATGGCAAGAAGGCTTG GGATTGGGTAAGGATGGGAGCGGCATGATTGAGCCTGTTCAAGCCCAGTCGGTTGAGAAAAGAGCAGGGTTGGGGAGTCAGCCGAAGAAGTTGGATCCTAGCCTTGAAGTTCAAGCTGGAGATAGCTATCGGACTCTTATACAGAAGAAAGCTCTTGCTAGGTTTAGAGAAATGTCATAG
- the LOC108222949 gene encoding SUPPRESSOR OF ABI3-5 isoform X2, with translation MDHGRYGRQQGWENNSALEGYGAVHDPNFRAGSYDDRRYVDDRYPRDTIYPRNSFHRDILERDSYPPPSSVGAWTQTRGRSYEEDYPIDKNSRRHEKPYVDSYQDLDSFHDSDKYNDIDTFQDYDKLREGYRGVDNYRDQGIDRSGRYRGRDREEYALDDYDYRPRVSRQSREDSRERDYGRHSYDSDYDRGSRRDSNWRRHTSRDRDRDRSVLSRERDSSPYGGHERSRSRGHDDRLRSRSPRSRSYSRSHREDSYDDARHERTDKQKDRDEKRQHDYNYVAPSATVVVKGLSQKTTEEDLYQILAEWGPLRHVRVIKERNSGTSRGFAFIDFPSLGAARTMMDRLGNDGLVVDGRKLFFEYSKPTGGANGPSFGSDSASRSGHANHKSITVPSDWMCTICGCVNFARRTSCFQCNEARTDDAPPADMNSSNHAPLGRRGDTGPTHVLVVRGLDENADEDMLRYEFSKHAPIKDLRLVRDKFTHVSKGYAFVHFHSVDDATKALEATSGTTLEKNGQILRVAYAKSIIGPGSGPSQSSSLAAAAIEAATFAQQYDAVGWAPKEYNPDEKQSTGGQEQSGEVAVQRDSSAPQSGFVWDESSGYYYDASSGFYYDGNTGLYYDGNNGIWYSYDQHTQQYIPCTDQTDKTAGLGADLSKAADSSNNRKVVISAPAATVTSSEKPTSLPDAVQAAAAAALAAEKKEKEKQKEIRLASKSSILASKKKMSNVLTMWKQRSHEGQAPRLALDDKQNLSAEEKVNAIGSSSKGKPKTEAVTMKESAMNTSGISTSTTGQSTGPDSQERPKPITSGGTIRGVIRGSGRGVVKSDTSYSGPSGITSTSLSASVGAVNSSSPASIDLSGSAVPFRTDASALGSYTPPVAAGSSKRRFSEMPVQPAFSQKEQSQTTYRDRAAERRSLYGSSAFGNNQYDPETGDSDRDSAFKRGVTDSMPFPPGVGGRGAADGNYNVQSYEVITAEKAIDESNVGNRMLRNMGWQEGLGLGKDGSGMIEPVQAQSVEKRAGLGSQPKKLDPSLEVQAGDSYRTLIQKKALARFREMS, from the exons ATGGATCATGGTCGCTACGGTCGTCAGCAAGGATGGGAAAATAACAGC GCTTTGGAAGGTTATGGTGCAGTACATGATCCAAACTTCCG GGCGGGTTCTTATGATGATAGGAGGTATGTTGACGATAGATATCCTAGAGATACCATCTACCCAAGAAATTCCTTTCACCGGGATATACTTGAGAGAGATAGTtatccacctccatcttcagttgGTGCCTGGACACAAACAAGAGGGAGAAGTTATGAGGAAGACTATCCAATTGATAAGAACTCTAGGCGGCATGAAAAGCCATATGTTGACTCATATCAAGACCTGGATTCCTTTCATGATTCAGACAAATACAATGATATAGACACATTCCAGGATTACGATAAATTGCGGGAAGGTTATCGCGGCGTAGACAATTACCGGGATCAAGGGATCGATAGGTCTGGGAGATATAGGGGACGTGATCGTGAAGAGTATGCGCTGGATGATTATGATTACAGACCTCGCGTATCTCGTCAGAGCAGGGAAGATAGCCGTGAAAGAGACTATGGACGGCATAGTTATGACTCTGATTATGATAGAGGTAGTAGAAGAGATAGTAACTGGAGAAGGCACACCTCTCGTGACCGTGATCGCGACAGAAGTGTTCTGAGTAGGGAGAGAGATTCCAGTCCATACGGAGGGCATGAGCGTTCTCGGTCTCGTGGACATGATGACCGATTAAGGTCAAGGTCTCCTCGAAGTAGAAGTTACAGTCGTAGTCATCGAGAAGATAGCTATGATGATGCTCGACATGAGAGGACTGATAAACAGAAGGACCGTGATGAGAAACGACAACATGATTATAATTATGTG GCTCCATCTGCTACTGTTGTTGTGAAAGGTCTCTCACAGAAGACAACTGAGGAAGATTTGTACCAGATCCTT GCTGAATGGGGTCCCCTTCGCCATGTTCGGGTTATTAAAGAGAGAAATTCTGGCACATCTCGTGGATTTGCTTTTATAGATTTTCCGTCCTTG GGTGCTGCACGCACAATGATGGATCGGCTTGGAAATGATGGTCTTGTTGTGGACGGCAGGAAGCTGTTTTTTGAGTACAG CAAGCCAACTGGAGGGGCTAATGGACCATCTTTCGGATCAGATAGCGCATCAAGATCAGGTCATGCAAACCATAAAAGTATCACAGTACCGTCAGACTGGATGTGCACCATATGTGGCTGTGTAAATTTTGCGCGGCGGACATCTTGCTTTCAG TGTAATGAAGCAAGAACAGACGATGCTCCTCCAGCAGATATGAATTCATCGAATCATGCTCCCCTTGGTAGGAGAGGAGATACAG GTCCTACTCATGTTCTTGTTGTTCGCGGATTGGATGAAAATGCTGATGAAGATATGCTTCGATATGAATTTTCAAAACATGCTCCAATCAAG GATCTTCGGCTTGTCAGAGACAAATTTACTCATGTATCAAAGGGATATGCGTTTGTTCATTTTCATTCG GTTGATGATGCTACTAAAGCTCTTGAAGCCACTAGTGGAACAACTTTAGAGAAAAATGGCCAGATCCTCCGAGTAGCATATGCAAAGAGCATAATTGGACCAGGATCAGGACCTTCACAGTCCAGCAGTCTTGCTGCTGCTGCAATTGAGGCTGCCACCTTTGCTCAACAG TATGATGCTGTTGGCTGGGCTCCGAAAGAATATAATCCAGATGAAAAACAATCTACTGGCGGGCAGGAACAATCTGGTGAGGTAGCAGTTCAGAGGGATTCTTCAGCTCCGCAGTCTGGCTTCGTGTGGGATGAATCATCTGGCTATTATTATGACGCTTCTTCTGGATTCTATTATGATGGAAATACAG GTTTATACTATGATGGCAACAATGGTATCTGGTATTCCTATGATCAACATACTCAGCAATATATTCCCTGTACGGACCAAACTGATAAAACAGCTGGACTTGGAGCCGATCTTTCTAAGGCTGCAGACAGTTCTAACAATAGAAAAGTAGTTATCTCTGCTCCAGCTGCTACAGTAACTTCAAGCGAGAAGCCTACCTCGTTGCCAGATGCTGTCCAGGCTGCTGCGGCAGCAGCACTAGCTGCAGAGAAGAAAGAGAAGGAGAAGCAGAAAGAGATACGACTTGCTTCAAAAAGTAGCATTTTGGCTAGCAAGAAAAAGATGAGCAATGTTTTAACGATGTGGAAACAGAGGAGTCATGAAGGGCAAGCACCACGTTTGGCTCTTGATGACAAGCAAAATCTATCGGCAGAAGAAAAAGTAAATGCTATCGGGTCATCAAGTAAAGGCAAGCCAAAGACAGAGGCAGTGACCATGAAAGAGAGTGCGATGAATACTTCAGGAATTTCCACGAGCACGACCGGTCAGTCTACTGGTCCGGATTCTCAAGAGAGGCCTAAGCCAATTACTTCAGGGGGTACTATAAGGGGGGTAATTAGAGGCTCTGGGAGAGGGGTGGTGAAATCCGATACTTCTTATTCAGGGCCATCAGGCATTACTTCAACATCTTTGTCTGCTTCAGTAGGTGCTGTGAATTCATCTTCACCTGCAAGTATCGATTTGTCTGGATCTGCTGTACCTTTTAGAACAGATGCATCTGCATTGGGTTCTTATACTCCACCTGTAGCTGCTGGGAGCAGTAAGAGGAGGTTCTCCGAAATGCCAGTGCAACCAGCTTTTTCACAGAAGGAACAAAGTCAGACCACCTACAGGGATCGTGCAGCTGAGCGCAGGAGCTTATACGGGTCATCTGCTTTTGGAAACAATCAATATGACCCTGAAACAGGGGACTCAG ATCGAGATTCAGCATTCAAAAGGGGTGTGACGGATTCAATGCCCTTCCCCCCTGGTGTTGGAGGACGAGGTGCTGCTGATGGGAATTATAATGTTCAGAGCTATGAGGTGATTACTGCTGAGAAAGCTATTGACGAGAGTAATGTTGGCAACAGGATGCTTCGGAACATGGGATGGCAAGAAGGCTTG GGATTGGGTAAGGATGGGAGCGGCATGATTGAGCCTGTTCAAGCCCAGTCGGTTGAGAAAAGAGCAGGGTTGGGGAGTCAGCCGAAGAAGTTGGATCCTAGCCTTGAAGTTCAAGCTGGAGATAGCTATCGGACTCTTATACAGAAGAAAGCTCTTGCTAGGTTTAGAGAAATGTCATAG
- the LOC108222949 gene encoding SUPPRESSOR OF ABI3-5 isoform X3, giving the protein MDHGRYGRQQGWENNSALEGYGAVHDPNFRAGSYDDRRYVDDRYPRDTIYPRNSFHRDILERDSYPPPSSVGAWTQTRGRSYEEDYPIDKNSRRHEKPYVDSYQDLDSFHDSDKYNDIDTFQDYDKLREGYRGVDNYRDQGIDRSGRYRGRDREEYALDDYDYRPRVSRQSREDSRERDYGRHSYDSDYDRGSRRDSNWRRHTSRDRDRDRSVLSRERDSSPYGGHERSRSRGHDDRLRSRSPRSRSYSRSHREDSYDDARHERTDKQKDRDEKRQHDYNYAPSATVVVKGLSQKTTEEDLYQILAEWGPLRHVRVIKERNSGTSRGFAFIDFPSLGAARTMMDRLGNDGLVVDGRKLFFEYSSKPTGGANGPSFGSDSASRSGHANHKSITVPSDWMCTICGCVNFARRTSCFQCNEARTDDAPPADMNSSNHAPLGRRGDTGPTHVLVVRGLDENADEDMLRYEFSKHAPIKDLRLVRDKFTHVSKGYAFVHFHSVDDATKALEATSGTTLEKNGQILRVAYAKSIIGPGSGPSQSSSLAAAAIEAATFAQQYDAVGWAPKEYNPDEKQSTGGQEQSGEVAVQRDSSAPQSGFVWDESSGYYYDASSGFYYDGNTGLYYDGNNGIWYSYDQHTQQYIPCTDQTDKTAGLGADLSKAADSSNNRKVVISAPAATVTSSEKPTSLPDAVQAAAAAALAAEKKEKEKQKEIRLASKSSILASKKKMSNVLTMWKQRSHEGQAPRLALDDKQNLSAEEKVNAIGSSSKGKPKTEAVTMKESAMNTSGISTSTTGQSTGPDSQERPKPITSGGTIRGVIRGSGRGVVKSDTSYSGPSGITSTSLSASVGAVNSSSPASIDLSGSAVPFRTDASALGSYTPPVAAGSSKRRFSEMPVQPAFSQKEQSQTTYRDRAAERRSLYGSSAFGNNQYDPETGDSDRDSAFKRGVTDSMPFPPGVGGRGAADGNYNVQSYEVITAEKAIDESNVGNRMLRNMGWQEGLGLGKDGSGMIEPVQAQSVEKRAGLGSQPKKLDPSLEVQAGDSYRTLIQKKALARFREMS; this is encoded by the exons ATGGATCATGGTCGCTACGGTCGTCAGCAAGGATGGGAAAATAACAGC GCTTTGGAAGGTTATGGTGCAGTACATGATCCAAACTTCCG GGCGGGTTCTTATGATGATAGGAGGTATGTTGACGATAGATATCCTAGAGATACCATCTACCCAAGAAATTCCTTTCACCGGGATATACTTGAGAGAGATAGTtatccacctccatcttcagttgGTGCCTGGACACAAACAAGAGGGAGAAGTTATGAGGAAGACTATCCAATTGATAAGAACTCTAGGCGGCATGAAAAGCCATATGTTGACTCATATCAAGACCTGGATTCCTTTCATGATTCAGACAAATACAATGATATAGACACATTCCAGGATTACGATAAATTGCGGGAAGGTTATCGCGGCGTAGACAATTACCGGGATCAAGGGATCGATAGGTCTGGGAGATATAGGGGACGTGATCGTGAAGAGTATGCGCTGGATGATTATGATTACAGACCTCGCGTATCTCGTCAGAGCAGGGAAGATAGCCGTGAAAGAGACTATGGACGGCATAGTTATGACTCTGATTATGATAGAGGTAGTAGAAGAGATAGTAACTGGAGAAGGCACACCTCTCGTGACCGTGATCGCGACAGAAGTGTTCTGAGTAGGGAGAGAGATTCCAGTCCATACGGAGGGCATGAGCGTTCTCGGTCTCGTGGACATGATGACCGATTAAGGTCAAGGTCTCCTCGAAGTAGAAGTTACAGTCGTAGTCATCGAGAAGATAGCTATGATGATGCTCGACATGAGAGGACTGATAAACAGAAGGACCGTGATGAGAAACGACAACATGATTATAATTAT GCTCCATCTGCTACTGTTGTTGTGAAAGGTCTCTCACAGAAGACAACTGAGGAAGATTTGTACCAGATCCTT GCTGAATGGGGTCCCCTTCGCCATGTTCGGGTTATTAAAGAGAGAAATTCTGGCACATCTCGTGGATTTGCTTTTATAGATTTTCCGTCCTTG GGTGCTGCACGCACAATGATGGATCGGCTTGGAAATGATGGTCTTGTTGTGGACGGCAGGAAGCTGTTTTTTGAGTACAG TAGCAAGCCAACTGGAGGGGCTAATGGACCATCTTTCGGATCAGATAGCGCATCAAGATCAGGTCATGCAAACCATAAAAGTATCACAGTACCGTCAGACTGGATGTGCACCATATGTGGCTGTGTAAATTTTGCGCGGCGGACATCTTGCTTTCAG TGTAATGAAGCAAGAACAGACGATGCTCCTCCAGCAGATATGAATTCATCGAATCATGCTCCCCTTGGTAGGAGAGGAGATACAG GTCCTACTCATGTTCTTGTTGTTCGCGGATTGGATGAAAATGCTGATGAAGATATGCTTCGATATGAATTTTCAAAACATGCTCCAATCAAG GATCTTCGGCTTGTCAGAGACAAATTTACTCATGTATCAAAGGGATATGCGTTTGTTCATTTTCATTCG GTTGATGATGCTACTAAAGCTCTTGAAGCCACTAGTGGAACAACTTTAGAGAAAAATGGCCAGATCCTCCGAGTAGCATATGCAAAGAGCATAATTGGACCAGGATCAGGACCTTCACAGTCCAGCAGTCTTGCTGCTGCTGCAATTGAGGCTGCCACCTTTGCTCAACAG TATGATGCTGTTGGCTGGGCTCCGAAAGAATATAATCCAGATGAAAAACAATCTACTGGCGGGCAGGAACAATCTGGTGAGGTAGCAGTTCAGAGGGATTCTTCAGCTCCGCAGTCTGGCTTCGTGTGGGATGAATCATCTGGCTATTATTATGACGCTTCTTCTGGATTCTATTATGATGGAAATACAG GTTTATACTATGATGGCAACAATGGTATCTGGTATTCCTATGATCAACATACTCAGCAATATATTCCCTGTACGGACCAAACTGATAAAACAGCTGGACTTGGAGCCGATCTTTCTAAGGCTGCAGACAGTTCTAACAATAGAAAAGTAGTTATCTCTGCTCCAGCTGCTACAGTAACTTCAAGCGAGAAGCCTACCTCGTTGCCAGATGCTGTCCAGGCTGCTGCGGCAGCAGCACTAGCTGCAGAGAAGAAAGAGAAGGAGAAGCAGAAAGAGATACGACTTGCTTCAAAAAGTAGCATTTTGGCTAGCAAGAAAAAGATGAGCAATGTTTTAACGATGTGGAAACAGAGGAGTCATGAAGGGCAAGCACCACGTTTGGCTCTTGATGACAAGCAAAATCTATCGGCAGAAGAAAAAGTAAATGCTATCGGGTCATCAAGTAAAGGCAAGCCAAAGACAGAGGCAGTGACCATGAAAGAGAGTGCGATGAATACTTCAGGAATTTCCACGAGCACGACCGGTCAGTCTACTGGTCCGGATTCTCAAGAGAGGCCTAAGCCAATTACTTCAGGGGGTACTATAAGGGGGGTAATTAGAGGCTCTGGGAGAGGGGTGGTGAAATCCGATACTTCTTATTCAGGGCCATCAGGCATTACTTCAACATCTTTGTCTGCTTCAGTAGGTGCTGTGAATTCATCTTCACCTGCAAGTATCGATTTGTCTGGATCTGCTGTACCTTTTAGAACAGATGCATCTGCATTGGGTTCTTATACTCCACCTGTAGCTGCTGGGAGCAGTAAGAGGAGGTTCTCCGAAATGCCAGTGCAACCAGCTTTTTCACAGAAGGAACAAAGTCAGACCACCTACAGGGATCGTGCAGCTGAGCGCAGGAGCTTATACGGGTCATCTGCTTTTGGAAACAATCAATATGACCCTGAAACAGGGGACTCAG ATCGAGATTCAGCATTCAAAAGGGGTGTGACGGATTCAATGCCCTTCCCCCCTGGTGTTGGAGGACGAGGTGCTGCTGATGGGAATTATAATGTTCAGAGCTATGAGGTGATTACTGCTGAGAAAGCTATTGACGAGAGTAATGTTGGCAACAGGATGCTTCGGAACATGGGATGGCAAGAAGGCTTG GGATTGGGTAAGGATGGGAGCGGCATGATTGAGCCTGTTCAAGCCCAGTCGGTTGAGAAAAGAGCAGGGTTGGGGAGTCAGCCGAAGAAGTTGGATCCTAGCCTTGAAGTTCAAGCTGGAGATAGCTATCGGACTCTTATACAGAAGAAAGCTCTTGCTAGGTTTAGAGAAATGTCATAG